A single window of Drosophila suzukii chromosome 3, CBGP_Dsuzu_IsoJpt1.0, whole genome shotgun sequence DNA harbors:
- the LOC108010530 gene encoding skin secretory protein xP2, with translation MFAKIVLVALCVASAQAGLLPFHAPAPLAAPLGTPFAAPLAAPVAAPVATAGVVAPYASSFNAHRINHAVAYPVAPAPVAFAAPVPAPLPVPVAAPAPVAFAAPAPLPVAAAPAPVAFAAPAKVGFGFAAPAPLGFAPAPAPVAFAAPAKFGFGPFAAPLAAPVPAPLAVAPKFAPAPYFF, from the coding sequence CTCGTTGCCCTCTGCGTGGCCTCTGCCCAGGCTGGTCTTCTGCCCTTCCATGCTCCTGCTCCCCTGGCTGCTCCTCTGGGAACTCCATTCGCTGCTCCTCTGGCTGCTCCCGTGGCTGCTCCTGTTGCCACTGCCGGTGTGGTGGCACCCTATGCCTCCAGCTTCAATGCCCACCGCATCAACCACGCCGTGGCCTACCCAGTGGCTCCAGCTCCAGTGGCCTTCGCTGCTCCCGTTCCCGCTCCCCTGCCCGTTCCAGTAGCTGCTCCTGCCCCGGTGGCCtttgctgctcctgctcctctgCCAGTGGCTGCTGCCCCTGCTCCTGTGGCTTTTGCTGCCCCGGCCAAGGTTGGATTCGGCTTCGCTGCCCCTGCTCCTCTGGGATTCGCCCCTGCTCCGGCGCCTGTGGCCTTCGCCGCCCCCGCCAAGTTCGGATTCGGACCCTTCGCCGCTCCCCTCGCCGCTCCAGTGCCAGCGCCCCTGGCTGTGGCCCCCAAGTTCGCACCCGCCCCCTACTTCTTCTAA